The DNA window TGCAGGGCTTTCCATCTTCCCTCATAATCTACGGATGCCCAGGAAGCTACCGGCCAGCAGTCATTTAACTGCCAGTAGATTGCACCCATACATCTGCCGCGGTTTCTTCTGAAATGTTCTACCCCGTACTTGATTGCTTCCGCCTGTAACATCTGGGAAGCATACAATAACGTGGTAAATTCGGTCGGATAGCGGAAGGTCTGCTGCAGATAATTCAGGATTTTTCCGTTTGCGCCTGCATTTCTCTGGTGTTTTTCCATGACATAAGAGAAAATGTTCCAGTCTGCCGGATCATCGGTAAAAGTTTTGATCGTCTCAAAAGACGGGAAGGACTGGAAACCAAATTCACTTGCATAGCGGAAATAGTAATTCCGGTAATCCGAGAACGGCTTGTTGCCATGCCATACCTCCCAGTAATGCACATCTCCACGGTTCGGATCGGACGGATCATCGAAGCAGCCGCCTGAAGACGGGCTTGCCGGCCAGTAAAACGTTTCCGGATCGTATTTCTTCAGAATCTCCGGAATCACGCGCTCGTACATGAAGAGATAATCGCGCACCTCGCTCGGTTTTGTTACCCACTCTCCCTGTTTTACAAATAGTTCCATCTCATTATTACCACACCACAGTCCCAGGGATGCGTGATGACGTAATCTTTTTACATTATCAATAAATTCTTCCCGGATATTTGCCTCAAAGTCCGGTGTCAGATCATAAACCGCACACGCAAACATAAAGTCCTGCCATACCATCAGTCCCAGTTCGTCACACAGATCATAGAACCAGTCTTCCGGATAGTAACCGCCGCCCCACACACGGACTGCGTTAAAGTTGGCTGCCTTACACTGTTCGAGCAGTTTTCTTGTAGTTTCCGGTGTCACACGACCCAGAAGATGATCTTCCGGGATATAATCGGCGCCCATCGCAAAGATGTCTTTTCCGTTGACCTGATGGGCAAAGCTCTCACCCCACTCGTCCGGATGAATATCCATCGTCATCGTGCGAAGACCGATTTTTCTTGTCCAGCTGTCCACCGGCTGTCCGTCTTTTGCCAGCGTTACGTTCACTTCATATAATGGCTGTTCGCCCACACCGTTTGGCCACCAGAGCTTCGGCTGTTCGATCACCAGATCCTCCGGGGTATCTTTTGCAGTGATCTTTGTACCATCCGGTGCTGTCACAGTTACTTCATAGGTATAGCCATCTGCCTCTTTTCCCACCCGGATCTCTTTTCTGAGATCCTCTTTCGGGTTTCTGCTCACATCAAAATGCAGGGTTACTTTCCCCTCTTTGTGTTCCTGACGGATATATACACTGTCGATTCTGCCTTCGGTCATCGTCAGCAGATACACCGGGCGGAAGATTCCTGCATCCGGCAGATGCGCACCCCAGTCCCATCCGAACATACAGTGTGCTTTGCGGATATGCACAAAGCCATCCATCGCATCTTCACTTCCGTGTGTCGGCTGTTTTTCGTAAGCTTCTTTAATATATTCCAGCGGAGAATGGAAATACACACGCAGGATATTTTCTCCTGCTTTCACCTTTCCTGTCACATCAAACTCCCAGGTTCTGTGCATGTTATAGGTGTTGCCGATCTTTTCTTCGTTCAGGTAAACATCGCAGATCGTGTCCAGTCCTTCAAAACGAAGCCACTGTTTTTCGCCTGCCTGTGCTTCGACTCCCTCGAATACGGTCTCGTACTCGTAATCTTTTTCCATCAGATCCAGAGCCTTGTATTCATTGTCCTTCCAGAACGGATCTTCCATCTGTCCGTTTCTCAACAGATCCGTATAGACAGTTCCCGGAACCTGCGCCGGATACCACTGCACATCGCCCGCAGTATGCATCTTCCATACCGTTGTAAACGGCTGTTTTTTCGTTGTAAAACCCTCCATATTACGCCTCCATTTATATTTTTCTGTAGCTGTTTTTTCCAGTTACTTTTCTCCCTCAGTGTACCATGAAGTTCCGGTGCTTTCAATTGCAAAAAGTTATTTCTACATGCAAGTATGTTGAACGTGCAACGAGATAAAATATGCTTCGCGAATTTTGCTCACGTAAAAAAAGAAGCCCTTGCGGGCTTCCCTTCTCAAGGCCAACCGGATGAAACTGCTCTGCTCCTGCACAAGATCCAAGAGGAATCTATATCACTTGGTTGCGGAGGTAAATGATACAGTAGATCCACAGAACCAGAGTTCCGTTCATCCCTGTCGTTTAATCGTGCATAAATTCAAATAGTCAAGGTCTCGAAACACTACGCTCCTGTTTCGACCATTCCATAAGTTCGCATTTTTTGCAAGCAGAAGAAACTTGCTTCACAAGTTCCTTCTGCTATCACGGCAGTCACCAAGTTCTCACGTAAACGTGGACTTTGGCTCGTTGTCCGCGTAAAAAAGATGTCTTTTCCCCGACAGAAAGTTGACATCTCTTTTTTTCAAACAGGATGTAAAACTTTACTCGGAAGCTTTAACCTTACGACATACAAGCAGGTTTCCTGACTTACAGATCAACAGTCGGCCCTCCTTCTCATACCTTGCGGTACAATGGATCCTACCGGGCTCTCCTCCCTGATTACAGTGACCGGATCGCACA is part of the Blautia faecicola genome and encodes:
- a CDS encoding beta-mannosidase, with the translated sequence MEGFTTKKQPFTTVWKMHTAGDVQWYPAQVPGTVYTDLLRNGQMEDPFWKDNEYKALDLMEKDYEYETVFEGVEAQAGEKQWLRFEGLDTICDVYLNEEKIGNTYNMHRTWEFDVTGKVKAGENILRVYFHSPLEYIKEAYEKQPTHGSEDAMDGFVHIRKAHCMFGWDWGAHLPDAGIFRPVYLLTMTEGRIDSVYIRQEHKEGKVTLHFDVSRNPKEDLRKEIRVGKEADGYTYEVTVTAPDGTKITAKDTPEDLVIEQPKLWWPNGVGEQPLYEVNVTLAKDGQPVDSWTRKIGLRTMTMDIHPDEWGESFAHQVNGKDIFAMGADYIPEDHLLGRVTPETTRKLLEQCKAANFNAVRVWGGGYYPEDWFYDLCDELGLMVWQDFMFACAVYDLTPDFEANIREEFIDNVKRLRHHASLGLWCGNNEMELFVKQGEWVTKPSEVRDYLFMYERVIPEILKKYDPETFYWPASPSSGGCFDDPSDPNRGDVHYWEVWHGNKPFSDYRNYYFRYASEFGFQSFPSFETIKTFTDDPADWNIFSYVMEKHQRNAGANGKILNYLQQTFRYPTEFTTLLYASQMLQAEAIKYGVEHFRRNRGRCMGAIYWQLNDCWPVASWASVDYEGRWKALHYYAKRFFAPVMVSCEEQNWMTAEANMNREHFEYEKSIRLNVTNETLEEKKILVKWALRNADASAVKAEEREVTVPALSSVWLDKEEYPDVDVFSQYVSYEAWDGDTCISEGSAIFSYPKYFRYLDPQLSYRIEGDEIVVSAKAYAKGVEILNASEDLILSDNYFDMNAGEKRVKILGKASRKVEDPADWENQVKEQLAGGLNLRSVYDIR